From a region of the Mauremys mutica isolate MM-2020 ecotype Southern chromosome 12, ASM2049712v1, whole genome shotgun sequence genome:
- the LOC123346292 gene encoding olfactory receptor 14A16-like — protein sequence MSNQTNITEFLLLGFSDIRELQILHFVVFLVIYLTAMMGNLLIIMLVALDHHLQSPMYFFLMNLSILDLGTISVTVPKSMANSLMNTRSISYSGCVAQVFFLVFFAVSDFALLTVMAYDRYVAICKPLHYETIMNRRACVQMVASAWISVIVYSSLHTRNTFAISFCGGNEVDQFFCEIPQLLKLACSDTYLGEVEVLILSAFLGLSCFVLIILSYSQIFQTVLRIPTEQGRHKALSTCLPHLIVVSLFVSTGIFAYLKPTSSSPSGLDLMVAVLYSVLPPVMNPIIYSMRNKEIKASLRKLTGWRLFSQNKVSIFLL from the coding sequence atgtccaaccaaaccaaCATAAcagagttccttctcctgggattctctgacattcgggagctgcagattttgcactttgtggtgtttctagtgatttaTCTGACAGCCAtgatggggaatcttctcatcatcatgCTTGTAGCCCTAGACCACCACCTTCAGagccccatgtacttcttcctgatgaatttGTCCATCCTAGACCTCGGCACCAtctctgtcactgtccccaaatccatggctaattccctcatgaacaccaggtCCATTTCCTATTCTGGATGTGTGGCCCAAGTCTTTTTCCTCGTCTTCTTTGCTGTATCTGACTTCGCCTTACTCACCGTCATGGCGTACGAtcgatatgtcgccatctgcaaaccactgcactatgagactataatgaacaggagagcttgtgtccaaatggtaGCCAGTGCCTGGATTAGTGTAATTGTCTATTCTTCATTGCACACCAGGAACACATTTGCAATCTCCTTCTGTGGTGGTAATGaggtggatcagttcttctgtgaaattccCCAGCTACTCAAGCTCGCCTGCTCTGACACGTACCTTGGTGAAGTCGAGGTACTCATCTTGAGTGCATTCTTAGGCTTAAGCTGTTTTGTTCTTATAATTCTGTCATACTCTCAGATCTTCCaaacagtgctgagaatccccaCTGAGCAGGGTCGGCATAAAGCCCtatccacctgcctccctcacctcattgtggtctccTTGTTTGTTTCCACTGGCatctttgcctacctgaaacccacctccagttCTCCATCAGGTCTGGATCTCATGGTGGCTGTTCTTTATTCCGTGCTGCCACCAGTGATGAAtccgatcatctacagcatgaggaacaaggaaatCAAAGCTTCCCTGAGGAAACTCACTGGCTGGAGGTTATTCAGCCAGAATAAAGTGTCTATATTTCTCTTATGA